The Larimichthys crocea isolate SSNF chromosome XI, L_crocea_2.0, whole genome shotgun sequence genome has a segment encoding these proteins:
- the LOC104934749 gene encoding dynamin-1-like, translating to MGNRGMEELIPLVNKLQDAFASIGQNSNFDLPQIAVVGGQSAGKSSVLENFVGKDFLPRGSGIVTRRPLVLQLITCPTEFAEFLHCKGKKFTDFDEVRQEIEAETDRVTGQNKGISPVPINLRVYSPNVLNLTLVDLPGMTKVPVGDQPADIEHQIRDMLMQFVTKDNCLLLAVSPANSDLANSDALKIAKEVDPQGLRTIGVITKLDLMDEGTDARDILENKLLPLRRGYIGVVNRSQKDIDGRKDITAALQAERKFFLSHPSYRHLADRMGTAYLQKVLNQQLTNHIRDTLPGLRSKLQSQLLSIEKEVEEYKNFRPDDPGRKTKALLQMVQQFAVDFEKRIEGSGDQVETYELSGGAKINRIFHERFPFELVKLESDEKTLRKEISYAIKNIHGIRTGLFTPDMAFETIVKRLIAQIKEPCQKCVDMVISELVNTVRQCTQKLAQYPMLREEMERIVTQHIRDRESRTKDQVMLLIDIELAYMNTNHEDFIGFANAQQKSSQMNKKKAAGNQDEIMVIRKGWLTINNISIMKGGAKEYWFVLTAETLSWYKDDEEKEKKYMLPVDNLKLKDIEKSFMSSKHIFALFNTEHRNVYKDYRQLELASESQEEVDSWKASFLRAGVYPERTVDKEKVEVEEASGDGHIHSLDPQLERQVEIVRNLVDSYLSIIHRTVRDLIPKTIMHLMVNNTKEFIHADLLAQLYSCGDQNTLMEESQEQAQHRDEMLRMYHALREGLSIIGDISTSTITTAMPPPVDDSWLQVTGMPSGRRSPMSSPTPQRRAPPGPPRPGGRAAPGPPSRPAVSPDPGPPPSVPSRPNRAPPPGVPSRSSKGSPAHGESPQSSIEG from the exons ATGGGGAACCGGGGGATGGAGGAGCTCATCCCGCTGGTGAACAAGCTCCAGGACGCGTTCGCCTCCATCGGACAGAACTCGAACTTCGACCTGCCGCAGATCGCGGTGGTGGGCGGGCAGAGCGCGGGGAAGAGCTCGGTGCTGGAGAACTTCGTGGGCAA AGACTTCCTCCCTCGTGGTTCTGGTATCGTCACTCGTCGTCCTCTCGTGCTGCAGCTCATCACCTGTCCAACAG AGTTCGCAGAGTTCCTGCACTGTAAGGGGAAGAAGTTCACCGACTTCGATGAAGTCCGTCAGGAGATTGAAGCTGAGACGGACCGGGTCACCGGGCAGAACAAAGGGATCAGTCCGGTCCCCATCAACCTGCGGGTCTACTCTCCTAACG TATTGAACCTGACTCTGGTGGACCTGCCCGGGATGACGAAGGTTCCGGTGGGCGACCAGCCAGCCGACATCGAGCATCAGATCAGAGACATGCTCATGCAGTTTGTCACCAAGGACAACTGCCTCCTATTGGCCGTTTCTCCTGCCAACTCTGATCTCGCCAACTCCGACGCTCTGAAGATTGCCAAGGAGGTCGACCCGCAAG GTCTGAGGACCATTGGTGTGATCACCAAACTTGACCTGATGGACGAAGGAACCGACGCCAGAGATATTCTGGAGAACAAACTGCTGCCGCTACGCAGAG GTTACATCGGCGTGGTGAACCGCAGTCAGAAGGACATCGACGGGAGGAAAGACATCACAGCGGCTCTGCAGGCCGAGAGGAAGTTCTTCCTGTCGCACCCGTCATACCGACACCTGGCTGACCGCATGGGCACCGCCTACCTGCAGAAAGTCCTGAACCAG CAACTGACCAACCACATCCGGGACACGTTGCCAGGGTTACGCAGCAAGCTTCAGAGCCAGCTGCTGTCCATCGAGAAGGAGGTAGAGGAGTACAAGAACTTCAGACCAGATGACCCGGGACGCAAGACCAAGGCACTGCTGCA aatgGTGCAGCAGTTCGCTGTGGACTTTGAGAAGAGGATCGAAGGTTCTGGAGATCAGGTGGAAACATATGAGCTGTCAGGAGGAGCCAAGATCAACCGAATCTTCCATGAACGCTTCCCCTTCGAGCTTGtcaag TTGGAGAGCGATGAGAAGACTCTTCGAAAAGAGATCAGCTACGCCATCAAGAACATCCACGGCATCAG GACAGGTCTGTTCACACCTGACATGGCGTTTGAGACGATCGTGAAGCGTCTGATCGCTCAGATCAAAGAACCGTGTCAGAAATGTGTCGACATGGTGATCAGCGAGCTTGTCAACACCGTCAGGCAGTGCACGCAGAAG ctggCTCAGTACCCGATGCTCAGAGAGGAGATGGAAAGAATTGTCACTCAACACATCAGAGACCGAGAAAGTCGCACCAAAGACCAG gtgATGCTGCTGATTGACATTGAGTTGGCGTACATGAACACAAACCATGAAGATTTCATCGGCTTTGCAAA tgctCAGCAGAAGAGTAGTCAGATGAACAAGAAGAAAGCAGCTGGAAACCAG GACGAGATCATG gtgatcCGTAAAGGTTGGCTGAccatcaacaacatcagcatcatGAAGGGCGGAGCTAAGGAGTACTGGTTCGTCCTGACGGCCGAGACTCTGTCCTGGTACAAAGACGatgag gagaaagagaagaagtaCATGCTGCCTGTCGACAACCTGAAACTCAAAGACATCGAGAAGAGCTTCATGTCGAGTAAACACATCTTCGCCCTGTTCAACACAGAgcacag GAACGTTTACAAAGATTACCGTCAGCTGGAGTTGGCCAGTGAGTCTCAGGAAGAAGTCGACAGCTGGAAGGCTTCTTTCCTACGAGCTGGAGTGTACCCTGAACGCACCGTG GATAAAGAGAAG gtggaggtggaggaggcgagCGGGGATGGACACATTCACAGTCTGGACCCTCAGCTGGAGCGACAGGTGGAGATCGTCAGGAACCTGGTGGACTCGTACCTGTCCATCATCCACCGCACCGTCAGAGACCTGATCCCCAAGACCATCATGCACCTGATGGTCAACaat ACAAAGGAGTTCATCCACGCTGACCTGCTCGCTCAGCTTTACTCATGTGGAGACCAGAACACCCTGATGGAGGAGTCCCAGgaacag gctcAGCACCGGGATGAGATGTTGAGGATGTACCACGCCCTTCGTGAAGGCCTCAGCATCATCGGTGACATCAGCACATCGACCATCACCACGGCGATGCCACCTCCTGTCGATGACTCGTGGCTGCAGGTGACAGGGATGCCGTCAGGACGCAG GTCCCCCATGTCCAGTCCGACCCCTCAGCGCCGGGCCCCTCCAGGACCTCCTCGTCCAGGGGGTCGCGCAGCACCTGGGCCTCCATCCCGTCCAGCGGTGTCACCTGACCCTGGACCCCCGCCCTCCGTTCCCTCCCGACCCAACAGAGCGCCCCCACCTGGAGTCCCCAG